Genomic DNA from Niabella ginsenosidivorans:
ACCTGATTTGCCTGGCCGCCTTTGGCAGCGGCTTTACCTGGGGCAGTGCTTTATTAAAGTGGTAAAAGAACCAACTTGCTGATGAAAAGGAAAATCTGCTACATTCTTAACCCGATATCCGGTACAGGGTCAAAAGACATGCTTTCCAATGTGGTGGCAAAAGAAACATTGAAAGCGGGCATTGCATTTCAGTTTTTTCCCTCTGTTGCCAGTGGCGACTATTCCTTTTTATTTGATACGATCACGGAAGAAAGGTATACAGATGTGGTCATCATTGGTGGCGATGGCACCGTAAACCAGGTGATCGACAGCCTGAAACATCTTCCGGTGCGTTTTGGGATCATTCCCTCGGGCTCGGGCAATGGCCTTGCATTTGGCGCCGGCATTCCCAAAACGCCTGTAAAAGCGCTGAAGGTCATTTTTAAGAACCGTTGGATGCCTGTTGACGGCTTCCGGGTAAACGGGAAATTTGCCTGTATGCTCTGCGGTTTGGGTTTTGACGCAAAAGTGGCGCATGATTTTGCCAACGCCCCTCAGCGGGGATTAATGACCTATGTAAACCAGGTGTTTAAAAATTTCTTTGGAGCAAAGCCCTACCTGTTCAAAATAAAACTGGCAGAGACGCAGTTTGAAACCGGAGCTTATTTTATCAGTATTGCCAACAGCAACCAGTTTGGAAATCATTTTACCATTGCTCCCAAAGCCAGCCTGAATGACGGCTTGCTGGACGTGGTCATTGTAACCGAGCAATCAAAAATGGCCATGCTTTATAATACGCTGATACAAATAGGGGGAATGAATAAAGTGCAGGCTGTTGAGGCTGTTAGAAAAAAACGAGGCATCATTTATTTTCAAACCTCCTCTATACGTATCAGTAACCGCAATGAAGCACCCATGCATATTGACGGAGAACCGGTGGCTACAGAAAAAAAGCTGAATATTGAAATTGAAAAAAGTTGTTTTAATTTGCTTTCAGATTATTTGTGAAAAAGCAACAGATTAATATGCCCGACTTACTGGTTTCCTTCCAGCAGAAACTGCTGGAAGCGGGATGCGATGAAGCCGGCCGCGGTTGTTACGCAGGCCCGGTCTTTGCTGCCGCTGTAATTTTACCCCGGCATTTCCATCACCCCTTATTAAATGACAGCAAACTGCTGAAACCCTCTGTACGCCTTGAATTAAGAACATATATCGAAGCGCACGCCCTGGCCTTTTCTGTGGCCCAGGTAAGCGTAGAAGAAATTGATACGATCAATATCCTGAAAGCCTCTCAAAAAGCAATGCATATTGCCCTGGCCAGCCTGAAGCTGACACCTGAGTTCATTGCCGTAGACGGCAATTATTTCCTGAATTACAAAACAATACCGCACGCCTGTATTGTTAAAGGAGATGGAAAATTTTCAAATATTGCTGCTGCAAGCATCCTTGCAAAGACCTACAGGGATGAATACATGCAACGGATCCACTCAGAATTCCCTCAATATAACTGGGCATCCAATAAAGGATATGGCACCCAGGAACACAGAGATGCCATTAAAGAAAATGGCATTTGTATATATCATAGAAAAAGTTTTAACATTTTACCAGTTCAGGCAGCTTTATTTGAATAATTAAATGGCATTGATTTTGACTGGTATTGATCAGAGTAAAAAAAATCCGTTAATATGAAAAGAGCATTTCTTCTGGTAATGATCGTCATTTTTGGCGCTATTACTTCCGGCTATGCGCAGCCCCGCCCCCCGAGGCCGCCGCATCCACCCAGACCTTCACATCATCATTACAAAAAAAAGAAACGGCACCATCATGTGGCCCATTACAGGCACAGGAGGCCGGTGCACCCGCCAAGGCCACCAAGAAGACCGCCGCATCCGCCATTGCCACCACACCCGCCATTACCACCACATCCTTAATAAATACCAGAATGTAGGTATGTCTGAATAGAAATTTCATACTTAAATTTGAGATTCCTGTTCAGACATTTTTATTTTAAACAAAAACGTATTTATGAAAAAGCTATTCCTGTTACTGGCATTTTCGGTTGCTTTATACACAGCTCCTGTTTTTGCACAAAGCAAAAAAAAGGCGGATGATGACCAAAAAACCGAAGCAAAAAAAACGGATGCCGGGGAAACTGATAAACCGGAAGATCGTCATGCCCGGGAAAAAGCCTACTGGAAAAAAGTAGGAAATGACCAGAAAGAATTCTGGAAGGAAGAACACGAGCGGCATGTTAAGGGAGAAGGCCCGCGGAAACCGCCGCCACCGCCTAACCCGTTCAAAAGAAAAAAGAAAAAGGATATGGAAGAGGCCACAAACTCTTCAACCGGTGCTGAATCCGGCAGCGACGGCAAAAGCAATGTTCAGGAAGAACGCAGCGGCCCCCGTAAGCCTCCACCACCGCCGAATCCTTTTAAGAAGAAAAAGAAAAAAGATGCAGAAAAGGAGGAAGCAACCTCTGATTCAGGCTCAAAATAAACAACAAAAAATGCTCAAAAGCGCCGGGAGAACCCCGGTGCTTTTTTTATCTTTATTAAATGAAACAGTTCGTTTTTTTTGTTCTTTCTATTTTTATGGCGCATACGGCCTGTGTTGCGCAAACCAGTGAACAGCCTAATATTTTGGTCATTATCTCTGATGATCATGCCTATCAGACCATTGGGGCCTATGGCAGTCCGCTAACCCAGACCCCTGGCATTGACCGCCTTGCAAAAGAAGGCGCTTTATTTACCAATGCCTATGTTACCAACTCTCTTTGCGGGCCCAGCAGGGCCACATTCCTGTCGGGCAGGTACAGCCATATGAATGGTTTTAAAGACAACGATCATTCCACTTTTGATTTCAACCAGGACATTTTTGTAAAGCGCCTTCAGGCCGCAGGATACCAGACCGCCTGGATCGGTAAAATGCACCTGGGAGAAAATACCCCGCAGGGCTTCGATTATTATAATATTCTTCCGGGTCAGGGAGAATATTACAATCCGGATTTTATTGCAACAGGCGGCACCCGCACCCGCCATGAGGGTTATGTAACTAACATCATAACAACTCTGTCAGAAAACTGGCTTGACCAAAGAAACCCATCAAAACCCTTTTGTCTGGTGGTAGGGCATAAGGCCACGCACAGAACCTGGATGCCGGACCTGCAGGACCTTGGAGCTTTCGATAACCAGACTTTTCCCCTTCCGGCTACCTTTTATGATACCTATGCAACCCGGAAGGCTGCACAGCAACAGGATATGACGATTGCTAAAACCCTGCAAATGGATTACGACCTGAAAATATTCCCTTCCAGGGAAGAAGAAAGCAAAATGGGCGCTATTCAGCGGATGACCCCGGAACAAAGAGCTCAATGGGATGCTTATTATGACAATATCAAAAAAGACTTTGAGGCCCGAAAACTGAACGGGAACGCACTTACCGAATGGAAATACCAACGGTATATAAAAGACTATTTAGCTACTGCAAGATCTTTAGACCGGAACATCAGCGCCTTGCTGAAATATCTTGACGACCATGATCTTTCAAAAAATACCATTGTCATTTATATGTCGGACCAGGGATTTTATATGGGAGAGCACGGCTGGTTTGACAAAAGATGGATGTATGAAGAATCCTTCAGGACACCGATGGTAATGCGTTACCCCGGCATTATTAAACCGGGTACAAAAATCAACGACTATATCATGAACCTTGACCTGGCACCTACCCTGTTACAGGCCGGTAAGGCAACAGTACCGGCAGCAATGCAGGGAATGTCTTTTTTGCCCCTGCTAAAGGGGCAGGCTTATACCTCACGGAAGGCGATGTATTATCACTATTATGAAAATACCGTGCACCATGTTTCTCCGCAGTTTGGAATCAAAACCGGCCGTTATAAACTGATCCGCTATTATGAACGGGTGGAAGCCTGGGAGCTTTTTGATTTGCAGAAAGACCCGCAGGAGTTAAAAAACGTCTATCCGGATAAGCAGTATACAAAAATAGTTACCGGTTTAAAACGCCAGCTTCTGCAATTAATAGAGCAGTATAAAGATGCCGATGCCAAAAAGATATTCCTGAGCGCTGTGATTAAGAATTGAGTGCTGGGGTATCTGTTTTTGATGCCGGATACCCGATGTTGGATCAGGAATCGGGTATCAGGGATCCGGTATTCCCGGGCCAGATTCAGGCAGGTGTATTTCTCCTGTCAAGCCCCCATATCAGCTTGGTTTGGAGCGTATGCAAAAAATTGTTTTCCCCAAGGCGGATCAGGGAGATGGTAAAGCGTTCTTTCCGCACCGCCAGCGATACATTTTTGGTAACGATTTCTTTCCTGGAATCCAGGGCACAGATAATATCATCGGCCCGGCTTTCTATTTCAAAGGAAATGATGCTGTTGTCATTAACCACGAGGGATCTTGTATTAAGGTGGTGGGGTGCAACAGGGGTGATCACAAAATTTCCAGAATCCGGGAAAACGATAGGGCCGCCACAGCTAAGTGAATAACCGGTAGAGCCCGTAGGCGTTGATACTACCAGTCCATCAGCCCAGTATACATTTAAAAATTCCCCGTTAATGAAGGTATGTACTTTGATCATGGAAGCAGTGTCCCTTTTATGAATGGCAAATTCATTCAAACCAAAAGGCTTATCGCCAAACATCGGAATATCAGCATCCAGGTGCACCAGTGTTCTCTGTTCGGTAACGTAGGTCCGGAAGGCCAGTGACCGTATGGCCAGCTTTAAATTATCGCTGCCAATGCTGGCCAAAAAACCAAGACGGCCGAAATTGATGCCCATAATAGCAATGGGCTTATCGGAAATCAGCGCAACAGTATCCAGCAAGGTACCATCGCCGCCAAGGCTGATGATGCATTCCACCTCCTTTGAAAGGTCAGCAGTTTCCAGGAAAACACCGGTATCTTCTGCAAGCGGAATATGCTCTTTTATTTCATCAAAGAAGGGCTTAAAAACGATGATCTGAAGATCATAATACTGTACCTCGTTAAAAAATGTTTTTACATCTTCCAACTTCAGCTGGTCAATACCCCGGCTATAAACGGCAATTGTCATTTTTAAAATATATCCTTCTTTTGTAAATATATGCCGTTTTGTCCTAAATGGTTATAGGAAAACTCCACCTTCAAGGTAAAATCGTATGCTGTCAAAATATCGAACCCAACACCATAGCCGATCAGGAAACGGTTGGAGAGGCGATTGGTAGGCCCGGGGTCCGGGTCATAAGCGTATCCTGCATTGGCAAATATTTTACCATAGATTTTTAAGGGAATCGGGATGGGGGAGAACCACTTTGTTCTGGGAACACTAAAGCTGAAATTGGTCAGCTTTGTAGCCAGGGTTGCATTTACAATACCACCGGCAACACCATCCATAACAAAATATTCATACCCATGCAGGAACATGTCGCCATATCCTAAAAGCTGTTTATTATAATAAGGTTGTTTGAAAGGCGCTTTAATGGTTCCGGAAGCGCCCAAACTGTAAAAGGACAGTTTTCCCAGTTGCCAGTATCCCACTCCTTTTGCGGTGAGCTGCCAAACATTCATATCATTATTAAATCCTTGTTTGGACGCATAAATTTCACCGGCATAGCCCCGTGTAGGGTAGGCGTTGTAATCCAGGTTCTGGTACCTTACCCTGTAATAGATAAGCCCGTATTTCAGAAAATGCTGCGGATCGTTCAGGTAGCGCGGGTTCAGTACAAAAACTGTATCTCCAAACCGTACCGACTGGTAACCAATACCGAAGTAATGCGTGGTATAAAATTTCTTCCTGTAGGTAAATTCAAGGTTGGCATTGAAAAAGTTTTTCAGATAGTCATTGGTTTTTACAAACTGCTGCTGATCATTAATTGTGTTGTACATTACTTCATGATTCTTGCCAAGATTGATCTGAAAGTTCATTCCCCATTTCAATCCCTTATCTATATAAGGTCGCTGATAGCCTAATGATAATTGTTTGGTATAACCGGTTATAAAGTAAAACCTTATTTTATCATTGTTACCCGTTACATTGTCATAAAGCATTTTAACACCATAATCAATCCTGGAAACACTTGCTCCTTTTTGAAACAGCCATTGGTTCAGGTTCCTGTCAACCGGCTTAAAATAAGGAAAGGGCCAGATGTACCAGCGCTCCTTAACAGCGATCTTTATGTCTATAAAAGGAGGATCAAATTGCAGAACGGACAGGCTTACAGTATGAAATAAGCTCAGGTTCATCAATTGTGTTTTGCCGATATTAAAAAGCGTGGGAATTTCCTTTATAAGGATAGCATCACCTTCCTTAAAAGGCAATTCTCTGAGCATAATGTTCTCCTTTGTTTTTTTATTCCCTTCAAAAACAATATTACGGATCACAAAGGGGCTGTCCAGGTTATGCGGTAAACTATCCAGCTTATAATTATTAGCGCCGAAGGGCGATGCCTCGTTTGCATTTTTTAAACCGGCAATAGTTGTATCTATCTGCGCATAAATACCGGAGAAACACCCTGATGCCAAAAGGATAAAAAGCAGGAAACTATTTTTCAGGGTAAAGATTTTCACATTCGGATAACTTGTGTAACGCCTATATGCTTAAATAATTCATCAGGTTTTCATAATTCTCTTTCAGCTCATTTGTATACAGCTCCTCACCAAAGTAATACTTCACAACATAATCATACCGCTGAAAGCTAGCTACTATATCTGATACTTCCAATTTATTTATACGAACGGTTACTTCAATAATATCCCTTTCGTGAATGGGCTTTGTATTTAGCTGGGTAATTTGTGCATCATTGGCTTCCACAATTTTTGTGATCTCAGAAAAGGAGTATTGTCTTGATTCTGTTTCCAGCACAATCAATGCCCCCGGCTCCTGCAATTGTAAAAAATCGGACGCGTATCCTGCCAGTGCCGTGGCTTCTATAGCACCCGTAAAATTGTTTTCCCTATCTACAACGGGTACCACTGATAAATGGTGCATATTCGCAATAGCAAAAGCCCTTAAGAAATGATCATCATTCTTTACTGAAAACATACCCGGCGGGTTGGGCAGCTCTGCAAGAGCCAGCTCATCATTAACCTCCAGCAACGTATTTTCATTGACCATTCCAGCAAATTTTCCTCCATTGATTACAGGCAGATCTTCTACATGATGCTCCTGCATCAGGTTTAAAACCTGATAAACCCTATCCGACAATTTTAATTGCGGCAATGCTTCAAAAGATAAATCTCTAACTAACATAGCATTCCGTTTATTAATTAGACGCTATTTATGAGACCTTTGTTACAATAGCGCCCTGCCTC
This window encodes:
- a CDS encoding diacylglycerol/lipid kinase family protein; translated protein: MKRKICYILNPISGTGSKDMLSNVVAKETLKAGIAFQFFPSVASGDYSFLFDTITEERYTDVVIIGGDGTVNQVIDSLKHLPVRFGIIPSGSGNGLAFGAGIPKTPVKALKVIFKNRWMPVDGFRVNGKFACMLCGLGFDAKVAHDFANAPQRGLMTYVNQVFKNFFGAKPYLFKIKLAETQFETGAYFISIANSNQFGNHFTIAPKASLNDGLLDVVIVTEQSKMAMLYNTLIQIGGMNKVQAVEAVRKKRGIIYFQTSSIRISNRNEAPMHIDGEPVATEKKLNIEIEKSCFNLLSDYL
- a CDS encoding ribonuclease HII — its product is MPDLLVSFQQKLLEAGCDEAGRGCYAGPVFAAAVILPRHFHHPLLNDSKLLKPSVRLELRTYIEAHALAFSVAQVSVEEIDTINILKASQKAMHIALASLKLTPEFIAVDGNYFLNYKTIPHACIVKGDGKFSNIAAASILAKTYRDEYMQRIHSEFPQYNWASNKGYGTQEHRDAIKENGICIYHRKSFNILPVQAALFE
- a CDS encoding sulfatase family protein produces the protein MKQFVFFVLSIFMAHTACVAQTSEQPNILVIISDDHAYQTIGAYGSPLTQTPGIDRLAKEGALFTNAYVTNSLCGPSRATFLSGRYSHMNGFKDNDHSTFDFNQDIFVKRLQAAGYQTAWIGKMHLGENTPQGFDYYNILPGQGEYYNPDFIATGGTRTRHEGYVTNIITTLSENWLDQRNPSKPFCLVVGHKATHRTWMPDLQDLGAFDNQTFPLPATFYDTYATRKAAQQQDMTIAKTLQMDYDLKIFPSREEESKMGAIQRMTPEQRAQWDAYYDNIKKDFEARKLNGNALTEWKYQRYIKDYLATARSLDRNISALLKYLDDHDLSKNTIVIYMSDQGFYMGEHGWFDKRWMYEESFRTPMVMRYPGIIKPGTKINDYIMNLDLAPTLLQAGKATVPAAMQGMSFLPLLKGQAYTSRKAMYYHYYENTVHHVSPQFGIKTGRYKLIRYYERVEAWELFDLQKDPQELKNVYPDKQYTKIVTGLKRQLLQLIEQYKDADAKKIFLSAVIKN
- a CDS encoding NAD kinase, which codes for MTIAVYSRGIDQLKLEDVKTFFNEVQYYDLQIIVFKPFFDEIKEHIPLAEDTGVFLETADLSKEVECIISLGGDGTLLDTVALISDKPIAIMGINFGRLGFLASIGSDNLKLAIRSLAFRTYVTEQRTLVHLDADIPMFGDKPFGLNEFAIHKRDTASMIKVHTFINGEFLNVYWADGLVVSTPTGSTGYSLSCGGPIVFPDSGNFVITPVAPHHLNTRSLVVNDNSIISFEIESRADDIICALDSRKEIVTKNVSLAVRKERFTISLIRLGENNFLHTLQTKLIWGLDRRNTPA
- a CDS encoding POTRA domain-containing protein; this translates as MKIFTLKNSFLLFILLASGCFSGIYAQIDTTIAGLKNANEASPFGANNYKLDSLPHNLDSPFVIRNIVFEGNKKTKENIMLRELPFKEGDAILIKEIPTLFNIGKTQLMNLSLFHTVSLSVLQFDPPFIDIKIAVKERWYIWPFPYFKPVDRNLNQWLFQKGASVSRIDYGVKMLYDNVTGNNDKIRFYFITGYTKQLSLGYQRPYIDKGLKWGMNFQINLGKNHEVMYNTINDQQQFVKTNDYLKNFFNANLEFTYRKKFYTTHYFGIGYQSVRFGDTVFVLNPRYLNDPQHFLKYGLIYYRVRYQNLDYNAYPTRGYAGEIYASKQGFNNDMNVWQLTAKGVGYWQLGKLSFYSLGASGTIKAPFKQPYYNKQLLGYGDMFLHGYEYFVMDGVAGGIVNATLATKLTNFSFSVPRTKWFSPIPIPLKIYGKIFANAGYAYDPDPGPTNRLSNRFLIGYGVGFDILTAYDFTLKVEFSYNHLGQNGIYLQKKDIF
- a CDS encoding CBS domain-containing protein, translating into MLVRDLSFEALPQLKLSDRVYQVLNLMQEHHVEDLPVINGGKFAGMVNENTLLEVNDELALAELPNPPGMFSVKNDDHFLRAFAIANMHHLSVVPVVDRENNFTGAIEATALAGYASDFLQLQEPGALIVLETESRQYSFSEITKIVEANDAQITQLNTKPIHERDIIEVTVRINKLEVSDIVASFQRYDYVVKYYFGEELYTNELKENYENLMNYLSI